From the genome of Clostridiisalibacter paucivorans DSM 22131, one region includes:
- a CDS encoding GntP family permease, which produces MLSILGLIVGLFLLAFLIMKGYHILLTAIFCSLIVALAGNLNLYTAITDTYMAGFVSFLKSYFPVFLVGTIFGKFMEETGAAAAIAHLIVSKLGAGKALLAVTLACGILAYGGVSVFVVGFTVYPIALMLFKEANLPRRFIPGTIIFGSITFAMTCPGTPQIHNIIPIKYLNTTPMAGTTVGIVVAALMLVFGQLWLEKMVKTATDNGEHFISRESDAVQSNPDKGLPPGGLSFIPLISSIVFLNALHFKVEIAVLCGIIIGMILLYKYVDKNTITDAFAEASVSAVTAIANTCAVVGFGSVVKAVPAFDLLVDAIVKIPGPPLVGAAIGVCIVAGITGSASGGMGIAVPLLSPIYIARGVVPEALHRVLAIAGGGLDSLPQMVYVVKVIKMPMLQYFG; this is translated from the coding sequence ATGTTAAGTATTTTAGGTCTAATAGTTGGACTTTTTCTTCTAGCCTTCTTAATAATGAAAGGCTATCATATTTTACTTACTGCTATATTCTGTTCTTTGATTGTAGCTCTTGCAGGTAATTTGAACTTGTATACTGCCATAACAGATACATATATGGCTGGATTTGTTTCTTTCTTAAAGTCTTATTTCCCAGTATTCTTGGTTGGTACAATATTTGGTAAGTTCATGGAAGAAACTGGTGCTGCTGCTGCAATAGCACATTTAATAGTATCTAAATTAGGTGCTGGCAAGGCACTTTTAGCCGTTACTCTAGCCTGTGGTATTTTGGCTTATGGTGGTGTAAGCGTTTTCGTAGTTGGTTTCACTGTGTATCCAATAGCCCTTATGCTTTTTAAAGAAGCTAATCTACCTAGAAGATTTATACCTGGTACAATCATCTTTGGTTCTATTACCTTTGCTATGACTTGTCCCGGTACTCCACAAATTCATAATATTATACCTATAAAATACCTTAATACTACACCAATGGCTGGTACTACTGTAGGAATTGTAGTCGCTGCTCTTATGTTAGTATTTGGACAATTATGGCTTGAAAAGATGGTAAAAACTGCTACAGATAATGGTGAACACTTTATATCTAGAGAATCAGATGCAGTACAGTCAAACCCAGATAAAGGACTTCCTCCTGGAGGATTATCTTTTATACCGTTAATATCTTCTATAGTTTTCTTAAATGCTCTACACTTTAAAGTTGAAATTGCTGTACTATGTGGAATTATTATTGGCATGATTCTCCTTTATAAATATGTTGATAAAAATACAATTACAGATGCCTTTGCTGAGGCTTCAGTTTCAGCAGTAACAGCCATCGCAAATACCTGTGCTGTGGTTGGGTTTGGATCAGTAGTTAAAGCCGTACCTGCTTTTGACCTTTTAGTTGATGCCATTGTTAAAATCCCTGGACCTCCACTGGTTGGAGCCGCTATAGGAGTTTGTATAGTTGCAGGTATCACTGGTTCAGCATCAGGTGGTATGGGTATAGCAGTTCCTCTACTTTCTCCAATATATATAGCTAGAGGCGTTGTTCCTGAAGCCCTTCATAGGGTTTTGGCTATAGCTGGTGGTGGATTAGACTCTTTACCCCAAATGGTATATGTGGTGAAAGTCATAAAGATGCCTATGCTCCAGTATTTTGGCTAA
- a CDS encoding acyl CoA:acetate/3-ketoacid CoA transferase, which yields MSNKIINTRDAINLIKDGQTLAIGGFVGFTIPEELLVGLKEKYLETQSPKNLNVFYCAGIGDGKERGLNHLALDGLISKLYCGHLGLAPKLGALVAQNKFPAYTVPQGVTVHLLRAIAGGKPGVLTHVGLKTFADPRIEGCCANELAKKEPINQIVNIDGNDWILYKSFPIDVCFIKATTADTHGNLTLENEALFADQLSMAEATKNSGGIVIAQVERITEYGSLNAQNVRVHSHLVDHIVVGKDENNVQSFLFDKFIPEWTGQIRRPLDSLEKMPLNPRKVCGRRGLFELENDMLVNLGIGVPEAVAAAASEEGIADKFTLTIESGVMGGVPASGLGIGATYNPDAIHEQGFIFDLYDGGGIDIACLGAAEIDKKGNVNVSKFGGRVVGPGGFVNITQNSKKVIFCGTFTAKGLKTEVKDGSLKITTEGSSKKFKEEVEQISFSADYANESGQEVLYLTERAVFRLTSEGIELIEIAPGVDLQKDILDQMEFKPLISENLKEMDTKIFTDEPMGISL from the coding sequence ATGTCAAATAAAATTATCAATACTAGAGATGCTATAAATTTAATTAAAGATGGTCAAACATTGGCTATCGGTGGCTTTGTTGGTTTTACAATTCCTGAAGAACTTTTAGTTGGTCTTAAGGAAAAATATTTAGAAACTCAATCACCTAAAAATCTCAATGTATTCTATTGTGCTGGTATAGGTGATGGAAAAGAAAGAGGACTAAATCATCTGGCATTAGATGGACTAATATCTAAGCTTTATTGTGGTCATCTTGGCCTTGCTCCAAAACTTGGTGCCCTTGTTGCTCAAAATAAGTTCCCAGCATATACAGTACCTCAAGGGGTCACAGTCCATTTGTTAAGAGCAATAGCTGGTGGTAAACCTGGAGTACTTACCCATGTTGGACTAAAAACCTTTGCAGATCCAAGGATCGAAGGCTGTTGTGCCAATGAACTTGCAAAGAAAGAACCTATAAATCAAATAGTTAATATTGATGGTAATGATTGGATATTGTATAAAAGCTTCCCTATAGATGTTTGCTTTATAAAGGCCACAACTGCTGATACCCATGGAAACCTTACCCTTGAAAATGAAGCATTGTTTGCTGACCAACTGTCTATGGCAGAAGCTACTAAAAATTCAGGTGGTATTGTTATAGCTCAAGTTGAAAGAATTACAGAATACGGTAGTCTAAATGCTCAAAATGTAAGGGTGCATAGTCATCTAGTAGATCATATAGTTGTTGGCAAAGATGAAAATAATGTTCAATCATTCTTATTTGATAAATTCATACCTGAATGGACTGGTCAGATTAGAAGACCATTGGATAGCCTTGAAAAAATGCCCCTTAACCCCAGGAAGGTTTGTGGTAGAAGAGGCCTATTTGAACTGGAAAATGATATGTTAGTAAACCTCGGTATAGGGGTTCCTGAAGCAGTTGCAGCTGCAGCCAGTGAAGAAGGTATTGCCGATAAATTTACCTTGACTATAGAATCTGGTGTTATGGGAGGAGTTCCTGCATCTGGTCTTGGTATAGGGGCTACCTATAATCCCGATGCAATCCATGAGCAAGGATTTATATTTGATCTATATGATGGTGGCGGAATAGATATTGCTTGTTTAGGTGCTGCCGAAATAGACAAAAAGGGCAATGTAAATGTCAGTAAATTTGGTGGCAGAGTAGTTGGTCCTGGTGGTTTTGTGAATATAACTCAAAACTCAAAAAAGGTCATATTCTGTGGAACATTTACTGCTAAGGGTTTAAAAACAGAAGTTAAAGATGGTTCTTTGAAAATAACTACTGAAGGTAGTAGTAAAAAGTTTAAAGAGGAAGTTGAGCAAATATCCTTTAGTGCTGATTATGCCAATGAATCAGGTCAAGAGGTATTATATCTCACTGAGAGGGCAGTATTTAGGCTTACCAGTGAAGGTATAGAGCTTATAGAAATAGCCCCTGGGGTTGATCTACAAAAAGATATACTTGACCAGATGGAATTCAAGCCACTCATTTCAGAGAATCTAAAGGAAATGGATACAAAAATATTTACAGATGAACCTATGGGAATTTCTCTTTAG
- the acrC gene encoding acryloyl-CoA reductase produces the protein MNFDFTNEQKMIRQSIKQFVENEIEPIAEEIDRNHRFPRETIKKLGEYGFLALTFPKEYGGAEGDELCKTIVLEEIAKKCGATAGIVSVHYLPINLLLKYGTKEQKEKYIPKLVTGEHIGAFALTEPNAGSDASNVQTTAVLDGDDYVLNGTKCFITNGGEADTYIILAMTDKSKGTKGITAFIVEKDTPGFSIGKIEDKLGICASSTSELIFENCRIPKENMLGKEGKGFKIAMVGLDGGRVGMAAQALGLAKGAFEETVKYLKERNQFGKPLIKFQGLQWYLVEMHSKIESARWLVYHASYLKQSGKPFTKEAATAKLVASETAMFVTHKAVQMHGGYGFMKDYPLERMMRDAKITEIYEGTSEIMKIVIASQITR, from the coding sequence ATGAATTTTGACTTCACCAACGAACAAAAAATGATTAGACAATCTATAAAGCAATTTGTTGAAAACGAGATTGAACCCATCGCTGAGGAAATAGATAGAAACCATAGATTTCCTAGGGAAACTATAAAAAAATTAGGGGAATATGGATTTTTAGCTCTAACATTCCCTAAAGAATATGGTGGTGCAGAAGGTGATGAATTATGTAAGACTATAGTCTTAGAAGAAATAGCTAAAAAATGTGGTGCTACAGCAGGTATAGTATCTGTTCATTATCTTCCCATTAATCTATTGCTTAAATATGGTACTAAAGAACAAAAGGAAAAATATATTCCAAAATTAGTTACTGGAGAACATATAGGTGCATTTGCATTAACTGAACCAAATGCGGGATCTGATGCTTCAAATGTCCAAACCACTGCTGTTCTTGATGGTGATGATTATGTATTAAATGGTACTAAATGTTTCATAACCAATGGTGGTGAAGCTGACACATATATAATCCTTGCAATGACAGATAAATCTAAAGGTACTAAAGGTATAACAGCCTTTATTGTAGAAAAGGATACCCCTGGATTTAGTATTGGTAAAATCGAAGATAAATTGGGAATTTGTGCTTCTTCTACTTCTGAGCTTATTTTTGAAAATTGTAGAATTCCAAAGGAAAATATGTTAGGTAAAGAAGGTAAAGGATTTAAAATAGCCATGGTTGGACTTGATGGTGGTAGAGTAGGTATGGCAGCTCAGGCTTTAGGATTGGCTAAAGGTGCCTTTGAAGAAACTGTTAAATACCTTAAAGAAAGAAACCAATTTGGTAAACCTCTTATTAAATTCCAAGGTCTTCAATGGTATCTTGTTGAAATGCATTCAAAGATAGAATCGGCAAGATGGTTAGTCTATCATGCCTCTTACTTAAAGCAATCAGGCAAACCATTTACAAAAGAAGCTGCCACAGCAAAACTTGTGGCATCAGAAACCGCTATGTTTGTTACACATAAAGCTGTTCAAATGCATGGTGGTTATGGCTTTATGAAAGATTATCCTTTAGAGAGAATGATGAGAGATGCAAAAATAACTGAAATATATGAAGGAACTTCTGAAATCATGAAGATAGTAATTGCTTCACAGATTACTAGATAG
- a CDS encoding electron transfer flavoprotein subunit beta/FixA family protein, giving the protein MKIIVCMKQVPDTNEVRINNETGTLIRDGVPSIINPDDKNALEEALRIKDKHEDVHITVLTMGPPQAKNALKEALAMGADEAVLLTDRAFAGSDTWATSTIISSALRKIGDYDIIFCGRQAIDGDTAQVGPEIAEFLDLPQITYVSNLEIDEEKNMVTANRAIEDGYYVVESKMPVLLTAIKELNEPRYMSTWGIFQNAANAEIKELTVADLDVDLTQIGLKGSPTNVYKTFVPTRKFEGEILEGNNTEEKARQFLVRMKERHIL; this is encoded by the coding sequence ATGAAGATTATAGTATGTATGAAACAAGTTCCAGATACCAACGAAGTTAGAATAAATAATGAAACAGGTACGCTAATAAGGGATGGTGTTCCCAGTATAATAAATCCTGATGATAAAAATGCCTTAGAAGAGGCATTGAGAATAAAGGATAAACATGAAGATGTCCATATTACTGTATTAACCATGGGACCACCTCAAGCAAAGAATGCATTAAAGGAAGCTTTGGCCATGGGTGCTGATGAAGCTGTACTTTTAACTGATAGGGCCTTTGCTGGTTCCGATACATGGGCAACATCAACGATTATATCCTCTGCATTAAGAAAAATTGGAGATTACGATATTATATTCTGTGGAAGACAGGCAATAGATGGAGATACTGCTCAAGTAGGTCCAGAAATCGCAGAGTTTTTAGACCTTCCTCAAATAACTTATGTATCTAATCTGGAAATAGATGAAGAAAAAAATATGGTAACTGCCAATAGAGCAATTGAAGATGGATATTATGTAGTGGAATCTAAAATGCCCGTATTATTGACAGCTATTAAGGAATTAAATGAACCTAGATATATGTCTACATGGGGAATATTCCAAAATGCTGCCAATGCTGAGATAAAAGAACTTACAGTAGCAGATTTAGATGTAGATTTAACACAAATAGGTCTTAAGGGTTCTCCTACTAATGTCTATAAAACATTTGTACCTACAAGAAAATTTGAAGGGGAAATATTGGAAGGTAACAATACAGAAGAAAAAGCAAGACAATTCTTAGTAAGAATGAAAGAAAGACATATATTATAA
- a CDS encoding electron transfer flavoprotein subunit alpha/FixB family protein: protein MSNAKVNQGINLDDYRGVWVIAEQREGKVLNIALELLGEGRKLADKLGVELTAVLLGHNVGDIAEELIKYGANNILKVDHKLLEVYTTDAYTKVISDLVKERKPEAVLIGATTIGRDLGPRIAGRVGTGLTADCTRLEIDETDRKLLQTRPAFGGNLMATIVCPKNRPQMSTVRPGVMEKAHYNEYRTGVIEDITPTLTEKDIIANVVKVVKAAKNKVSLADASIIVSGGRGLGDYKGFELIQKFAGKLGGVVGSSRAAVDNGWIAHDHQVGQTGTTVRPKLYVACGISGAIQHLAGMAESECIVAINKNPDAPIFDVAHYGIVGDLYDVIPAIMAAIDDADSILEAIEENK, encoded by the coding sequence ATGTCTAACGCTAAAGTAAATCAAGGAATCAACTTAGATGACTATAGAGGTGTTTGGGTTATAGCTGAACAACGAGAAGGAAAGGTTTTAAATATAGCCCTTGAATTATTGGGTGAAGGTAGAAAACTTGCCGACAAATTAGGTGTGGAGCTAACTGCTGTATTATTGGGTCATAATGTAGGAGATATAGCAGAAGAACTTATAAAATACGGTGCAAATAATATACTAAAAGTAGACCACAAATTACTTGAAGTATATACTACCGATGCATATACTAAAGTTATCTCTGATTTAGTCAAAGAAAGAAAACCAGAGGCAGTATTGATAGGTGCTACAACTATTGGAAGAGATCTAGGGCCAAGGATTGCTGGTCGTGTAGGTACTGGCCTTACCGCCGATTGTACTCGACTTGAAATAGATGAAACCGATAGAAAATTACTTCAAACTAGACCTGCATTTGGCGGAAACCTTATGGCAACAATTGTTTGTCCTAAGAATAGACCTCAAATGTCTACTGTTCGACCTGGAGTTATGGAAAAGGCCCATTATAATGAATATCGCACAGGAGTTATTGAAGATATAACTCCAACCCTTACTGAAAAAGACATAATAGCAAATGTTGTTAAGGTTGTAAAGGCTGCTAAAAATAAGGTAAGCCTAGCAGATGCATCTATTATAGTTTCTGGTGGTAGAGGATTAGGTGATTATAAAGGATTTGAGCTCATTCAGAAATTTGCTGGAAAATTAGGAGGAGTTGTGGGGTCTTCAAGGGCTGCTGTTGATAATGGCTGGATTGCCCATGATCATCAAGTGGGTCAAACTGGAACTACTGTTAGACCTAAATTATATGTTGCCTGTGGTATATCTGGCGCTATTCAACATCTAGCTGGTATGGCAGAATCTGAATGTATAGTAGCTATAAATAAGAACCCTGATGCTCCGATATTTGATGTAGCACATTATGGTATTGTGGGAGATCTTTATGATGTAATTCCTGCAATAATGGCAGCAATAGACGATGCAGATAGTATACTGGAAGCAATAGAAGAAAATAAATAA
- a CDS encoding amidohydrolase, which produces MIIKNVNILTMDREKRVIKNGVVIIEKDIIVDVGDNKLLDKYEDDYIIDGQDGILIPGMVNAHTHVPMVVFRSLADDVPDRLKRYLFPLEKMLVNRELVSIGSKYGISEMLLSGVTTFADMYYFEDEVAQAAKEMGIRAVVGETVLNFPAPDSSIPYGGLEYGEDFISKWKDDDMIIPAIAPHAPYTNDDAHLKMAFDIAEKYDVPIMMHVAEMDYEWAQYKEDYNMTPVGYLDSIGVLNNRFLAAHLVHVTDDDLHIIKDRKIGISHNVGANSKGAKGVAPAVDMYNMGLKIGLGTDGPMSGNTLDIITQMGLVGKVHKLFNRDRSLFPAKEIVEMATTGGARALNLDHKIGSIEVGKKADIVIFETKSINMQPVYDYYSVLVYSANAGNVDTVIVDGEVLVDKKMLKKCNINNIYKEMKGLHNNIKKVAERL; this is translated from the coding sequence ATGATTATTAAAAATGTAAATATACTGACCATGGATAGGGAAAAGAGAGTTATAAAAAATGGAGTAGTAATTATTGAAAAAGATATTATAGTGGATGTAGGGGACAATAAGTTGCTAGACAAATATGAAGATGATTATATAATAGATGGACAAGATGGGATACTTATTCCAGGGATGGTAAATGCCCATACCCATGTACCTATGGTTGTATTTAGGAGTCTTGCAGATGATGTACCCGATAGGCTTAAAAGATACCTTTTTCCATTGGAAAAAATGTTAGTAAATAGAGAATTGGTCAGCATAGGATCTAAATATGGTATATCGGAGATGCTTCTTTCAGGAGTAACCACTTTTGCAGATATGTATTATTTTGAAGACGAAGTAGCCCAAGCTGCTAAAGAAATGGGAATAAGGGCAGTGGTGGGAGAAACTGTATTAAACTTTCCTGCTCCTGATTCAAGCATTCCCTATGGGGGATTGGAATATGGTGAAGATTTTATTAGCAAATGGAAAGATGATGATATGATAATCCCTGCAATAGCTCCCCATGCGCCATATACCAATGATGATGCTCATTTGAAGATGGCATTTGATATTGCAGAAAAATATGATGTACCAATTATGATGCATGTGGCAGAGATGGATTATGAGTGGGCTCAGTATAAGGAAGACTACAATATGACTCCTGTGGGATATTTAGATAGTATAGGTGTTTTGAACAATAGATTCTTAGCTGCCCATTTAGTCCATGTTACTGATGATGATTTACACATAATTAAAGATAGAAAAATAGGCATATCTCACAATGTAGGTGCCAATTCAAAAGGGGCAAAGGGTGTGGCTCCTGCAGTTGATATGTATAATATGGGATTAAAAATAGGATTAGGTACTGATGGCCCCATGAGTGGAAATACTTTAGATATAATTACTCAGATGGGATTAGTAGGCAAGGTGCATAAATTGTTTAATAGAGATAGGAGTTTATTTCCTGCTAAAGAAATCGTAGAAATGGCTACTACAGGCGGAGCTAGGGCATTAAATCTGGATCACAAGATAGGGAGTATAGAAGTTGGGAAAAAGGCTGATATAGTCATATTTGAAACGAAATCTATAAATATGCAGCCTGTATATGATTATTATTCCGTATTGGTTTACTCTGCAAATGCGGGAAATGTAGACACGGTTATAGTAGATGGAGAGGTATTGGTTGATAAAAAGATGCTTAAGAAATGTAATATAAATAATATATATAAAGAAATGAAAGGGCTGCATAACAATATAAAAAAAGTAGCAGAAAGACTATAG
- a CDS encoding amidase domain-containing protein, translating into MEKIKKIIEGFYSVQYQAYLDMDYRDLTDYLYMYNEQNINKVNMLNMLVAQRRYIDKNNYGYVEKEQFPLDFDYRDIILKGNYGEVTLFINTDTNKAYPPFIHSGLNTFKIIKYKGRWKIVEHNYQGENMFEISKIRLMPRMKVSQLLFIVDFQYTRDLIVYNKTDGIQSINGTKYLYNSDRAVNYANKYVIDRNEKFYTASGNGGDCTNFISQVIWYGFGGKDSSESINAKYMMVPGNTYVEGWHANAWGGSRNWESVNHFWTYMTRNKGLNELGPRVNIVPNINYLYEGGIMQIDFTNDGSYNHTVVLVDKVKQKFAQQSANTYRYYSDYVGIKRFFNPQYMIN; encoded by the coding sequence GTGGAAAAAATCAAAAAAATTATTGAAGGATTTTATAGTGTTCAGTATCAGGCATATTTAGATATGGATTATAGAGACTTAACAGATTATCTTTATATGTATAATGAACAAAATATTAATAAGGTTAATATGCTAAATATGTTAGTGGCTCAAAGAAGGTATATTGATAAAAACAATTATGGGTATGTGGAAAAAGAGCAGTTTCCATTGGACTTTGATTATAGAGATATAATATTAAAAGGAAATTATGGGGAAGTGACTTTATTTATAAATACAGATACAAATAAGGCATATCCACCTTTTATACATTCTGGTCTTAATACCTTTAAAATAATAAAATATAAGGGTCGTTGGAAGATAGTAGAACATAATTATCAGGGGGAAAACATGTTTGAAATATCTAAAATAAGATTAATGCCTAGAATGAAAGTTAGTCAATTATTATTTATAGTTGATTTTCAATATACAAGGGATTTAATTGTGTATAATAAAACTGATGGTATACAAAGTATAAACGGTACAAAGTACTTGTATAACAGTGATAGAGCAGTGAACTATGCCAATAAATATGTAATAGATAGAAATGAGAAGTTTTATACTGCATCGGGCAATGGAGGCGATTGTACAAATTTTATATCTCAAGTAATATGGTATGGATTTGGGGGGAAGGATAGCAGTGAATCTATAAACGCTAAATATATGATGGTACCTGGAAATACCTATGTAGAGGGTTGGCATGCCAATGCATGGGGAGGTTCTAGAAACTGGGAGAGTGTAAATCATTTTTGGACTTATATGACTAGAAATAAAGGTTTAAATGAATTGGGACCACGAGTAAATATAGTACCCAATATAAATTATTTATATGAGGGTGGCATTATGCAAATAGATTTTACTAATGATGGTAGTTATAACCATACAGTTGTATTGGTAGATAAAGTTAAACAAAAATTTGCCCAACAATCTGCTAATACTTACAGATATTATTCTGATTATGTAGGGATAAAGAGATTCTTTAATCCTCAGTATATGATCAATTGA
- a CDS encoding adenine deaminase C-terminal domain-containing protein — protein sequence MVVDLVIKDVQVYNAYFKEFESADVAILEGKFLYIGKEEINRLEPKIEINGNNNYMIPGLIDIHMHIESSMTTPYHFAQGIIPHGTTTIVSDPHEIANVFGTEGIKAMIDSYTENAVDIFYGVPSSVPSTSEALETTGGVIKEGDVKDIIGLDKICCLGEVMNFKDLIGDKDSLINNIINIFKERAPHMQLEGHCPKIWGLDLAKYIYTGVDADHTHQTVKSIEDKIKNGMFIEIQEKSMTQENIDYLVKNNLYEHFCFVTDDVMTDKLLDGHLNTLVKKAIDMGMPPEMAIYCATYTPSRRMGFRDRGAISPGKIADFILLSDLNTFNINAVYKMGREIFNGNIMYKDGRNQFPKEFYRSVNLDKVSKDSFLIDAPIDNGDITCRIIHVNSNSTFTNEVEGNIQVLSGRLDWEQSPYCLISVFDRYGKSNNVGYGLVTGSAINEGAVASTYAHDHHNLMVMGKNSRDMTIATNWIIENQGGYCVVKDGEVLAAIKLPVAGILSEEKIDILGTDLKKVRDAMKKLGYNHYNEIMSFSTLSLPVSHDLKITDKGLIDVKEQKIVSLFKI from the coding sequence ATGGTAGTGGATTTAGTTATAAAGGATGTGCAAGTATATAATGCCTATTTCAAAGAGTTTGAATCGGCTGATGTAGCTATTCTAGAAGGAAAATTTTTATATATAGGCAAAGAAGAAATAAATAGACTGGAGCCTAAGATTGAGATAAATGGAAATAACAACTATATGATACCAGGGCTAATAGATATCCATATGCATATCGAAAGTTCCATGACTACTCCTTATCATTTTGCCCAAGGGATTATACCCCACGGCACTACCACCATTGTATCTGACCCCCATGAAATTGCCAATGTATTTGGAACAGAAGGAATAAAGGCTATGATTGATAGCTATACAGAGAACGCCGTAGATATATTCTACGGCGTTCCCAGTTCTGTACCATCTACATCAGAGGCATTAGAGACTACTGGTGGTGTGATAAAAGAAGGAGATGTCAAGGATATAATAGGACTAGATAAGATCTGTTGTCTAGGAGAAGTTATGAATTTTAAGGATTTAATAGGGGATAAAGATAGTCTAATAAACAATATAATAAATATCTTTAAAGAAAGGGCACCTCATATGCAATTGGAGGGACATTGTCCTAAGATATGGGGATTGGATTTAGCCAAATATATATATACGGGAGTAGATGCAGACCATACCCATCAAACAGTAAAGAGTATTGAAGATAAGATAAAAAATGGTATGTTTATAGAGATCCAGGAAAAGTCCATGACCCAAGAAAATATAGATTATTTAGTAAAAAACAATCTATATGAGCATTTTTGTTTTGTAACTGACGATGTAATGACAGATAAATTATTGGATGGACATTTGAATACATTAGTTAAAAAGGCTATAGATATGGGAATGCCTCCAGAAATGGCTATATATTGTGCCACATATACACCATCAAGGAGAATGGGTTTTAGAGATAGAGGAGCAATATCTCCTGGTAAAATAGCAGATTTTATACTTCTATCTGATTTAAATACCTTTAATATAAATGCTGTATATAAGATGGGAAGAGAAATATTTAATGGAAATATAATGTATAAAGATGGGAGGAATCAGTTTCCTAAAGAATTTTATAGGTCAGTAAACCTGGATAAAGTATCTAAAGATAGTTTTTTAATAGATGCACCCATAGATAATGGAGATATTACCTGTAGAATTATCCATGTAAATTCAAATTCCACATTTACTAATGAGGTAGAAGGAAATATCCAAGTATTGTCAGGAAGGCTAGACTGGGAGCAGTCTCCCTATTGTTTAATATCAGTATTTGATAGATACGGAAAAAGCAATAATGTGGGATATGGGTTAGTCACAGGCTCAGCTATAAATGAAGGAGCAGTGGCATCTACATATGCCCATGACCACCATAATCTTATGGTAATGGGGAAAAACAGTAGAGACATGACAATAGCTACCAATTGGATAATAGAAAATCAAGGGGGATATTGTGTAGTTAAAGATGGTGAAGTTTTAGCTGCTATAAAATTACCTGTGGCAGGTATCCTTTCTGAGGAAAAGATAGACATATTGGGAACGGACCTTAAAAAGGTAAGGGATGCCATGAAAAAGCTAGGATATAACCACTACAATGAAATAATGTCATTTAGCACACTGTCTTTACCTGTAAGCCATGATTTGAAAATTACAGATAAGGGATTAATAGATGTAAAGGAGCAGAAAATAGTTTCTTTATTTAAAATATAG